The nucleotide window GGCGGCTTTGAGATGGCCGGTCACGTGATGGCCGGCGGCGGCTATCAGCACAACAACAACAAGGCAGTGACCTACTTCACCACGGATGGTGATATCGGTTACTTCGCCGGCCCGATGGGCAAGTACCTGGGTCAGGTCCCGGGTGCCAGCACTGACCACTTCTCGTTCTTCGTTGACGAGGTGGAGTTGGACATCATGAAGAGCTTCGGCGAGAACGTAAGGCTGCGCGCTGATCTAGACTTTGCGCGTGCGGCATCCGGCGGCGCCTTCACGATGGCTGCGTTCACGCTCGAACAGGCTTATGCCACGGCCAATATTCCGGTCGGCAACGGCATCGAGTTCCTGCTCGGTCGTTTCAACACCCCGATCGGCTTCGAGGCTGTCGATGTCATCGACAACGACACGATCTCCAAGTCGGTGATCTCCACCGGCCTTCGTTCTTCGAACACGACCGGTATGAAGATCTATTACGCGTTCAGCGACCTGGTTGACTTCCATTTCTACGTGGTCAACACGCTGACGCAGGACAGCGACGTCAAGATCAACGACGTCCCGTCCTTCGGTCTCCGCCTGGGCTTCAACTGGGGCGAAGAGGGTTCAGAGAGCACGTTCGGCATCAGCGGTCAGTTCGGTCCGGAAACGCGCGTCAGCAACAAGCACTTCACGTACCTGGGCGACCTGGATCTGAGCTGGTGGATCACCGAGGCGTTCAACCTGGGCCTCGAAGGTATCTTCCGTCGCGACAACGCGTTCGGCGGCAGCAACACCGAGTATATGGGCGGCTTGCTCAACCTGAAGTACGTGTTCAGCGATGTGTGGGATGGAACGCTCCGCTTTGCATACGCGAAGCAGTTTGATCCGTCCAACCTCGCAGTCGCGACCTTCTGGACGAACCTGACGGGCGCTGAGCAGTCGATCTATCAGATCAACCTCGCGGTCAATTACGCGATCGCCGACGGCGCGAAGCTGCGCGTCGAGCCGAGGTTTGATATCGTCAATCCGGCGGGCGGCGGCAACACCGAGTACGTATTCGGCGGCGCGCTGGCCTTCGGCTATGAGTTCTAAGTCGAACTCGTAGGAAGTTAAGCGGTAATTGGAAGCCCCGAGAGAAATCTCGGGGCTTCTTTTTTATCTTATTTGTTCTTTATTATGTCGCTAAGGATTTCACGAAGGAGATTCGAGGGTTTTTTCCAGGCGCGGAGCGAAAACGGGACGATGCAGCCGCAGCGGTCGCAGTCGGCCCCTGGGCCGATCACGCACGGCTTCTTCACGTTGCCCCATGCGTCGAACGCGGCGCCGTTTTGCACAAAGACGCAGTTCGAGCCCACGCAGCTGTGCCGGTTCTCCTCCAACATGAGATCGAAAGTGCCAGGAGGACCGCCGATGAAATCGCCATAGGTCTTCCTTAGAGAATTGAGCTTCTTGATCAGCTCGCGTCTCTCCGGGAAGGTGATCCACATCTTCTCTTCAACGCCCTTGACCGGCGTCATGAAGTCGAAGAGCACGTGGCGTATGTGCGGAATCTCCCTAAGCTCCGCGAGTATTCGATCTATGGATTCAGCGTTGCTTCTGCTCAGGCAGCAGGCGGCCGCGATGTTGAGATCCTTGCAGCGCGGGTCGCGTATGTTCTTCATTATCCTGTCGTAGCATCCCTGGCCCCGGATCCCGTCGTGCTGCTCGCGCGTGCCGTCGATCGAGATGTGGAATTCGACCTCAGGCCAGTCCGGGAGCGGCATCGTGCCGTTTGTGACCACGCGGTTTGCCCTGAAGAATCTGCGGCCTTTCTCTATCAGCTCGCGGCGAAGCAGGGGTTCGCCACCCACCCACGTGCATGAGAAGAAGGCTGCCTTTCCGGACTGCATCTTCTCTATGCGCGAGAGCCATTCCTCCACGGAGAGCTCCGGCCCTTTCTCCTGATCGTATGAGAAGTAATAACAGTGGCGGCAACGCAGGTTGCACTTGTTAGTGACGTCTATGGAGCAGAAGGTGTTCTTCGGAAGCGGAACTACTGTGAGAGCGAGCTTTGGCAGGATTTTCCCGCGCCAGAACCTGTGTTTGGGTTTATTCGACATAGTGGCCCTGCTCTCTAACGCGCCAAGTGGCTGATTGGCAAGGAAAATTCATTAGCCGCACTTGACATAAGGGCGCAAATGATGCACCAATTCTCAGCTTAAAACCCTTAATAATTCAAGCAATTAGAATGTTCTCGACGATATGAAGACCATTGCAGACATAAATCCGATCTGGATCACCCTGGGTCCCTTGCTCGCCATCAACGTGATCCTGCTCGTCTCCTACCTCGTGTTTCAGTTTTGGGGACGAAAGAGGCTCACCCGCACGTTCGAGGGGACGAAGAACGATCCATCGAAGTTTCTCTCCAGCGGTACGAGGATGTGGTGGTTCTGGACCACGGACCCGATCGTGCGCCTGTTCGTGAAACTCAAGATGGGACCTAACACAATAACCGCGATCGGTTTCCTGATCTCCTGCATGGCCGCTTATCTCTTCGCGTCCGGATGGCTCGGGTACGCTGGCTGGATGATGATATTCGGCGCGACGTTCGACATGTTCGACGGAAGGGTGGCGCGCATGACCGGGCGCACTTCCCGCTCCGGAGCGTACTTCGACGCGGTGATGGATCGCTTCGGCGAGGGCGCGTGCTACATGGGGCTCGCCTACTTCTTCAGGAGCTCGTTCATGCTGCCGGTGACGATTGCGGCGATGATCGGCTCGCAGATGGTTAGCTACACCAGGGCGCGCGGCGAGGGCATAGGCATAGACTGTAAGATCGGCATGATGCAGAGGCCCGAGCGGATCGTCTCTCTGGGCGTGGCCGCGGCCTTCGACCCGATCATGACCATGGCCCTGCACAGGTGGTGGGCGCAGCCCGCTCCGGTGCTCATGATCGCGGCGCTCTGCTTCATAGCGGGCATGACGATCTTCACGGCCGTGCAGCGCATGATTTACATCATGAATGCGCTGGACAGCCAGGACCGGAAGGGAAAGGAATCCATTCCGCAGCTGATCACGAAGCTCTCCACGCCTAAAGGGCGCGAGGAGTTGTGGGAGAAGTATGGGGCGAAGCGCGATGAGGGCAGCGCGGCGTTGACGTCGACACGAGGTGGGGATGAAGACGAAGCCGGCGAAGAGAGAAGAAGGCGACAAGCTCCTTGACGAGGCGGTCGAGGTGTTCATCCAGGGCGCCGGCAAGGTTTCGAGCGCGCTGCTGGGTATGATAAACCGCGTCGGCGGCCAGATCTACGCGCTGCTCTTCCTCTCCGAGGAGCCTCTCTCGTTGGACGAGATAGGCGAGAGGCTGGGCGTCTCGAAGAGCAACATCTCCATCAACATACGCATGCTTGAAGAGTACAGCCTGGTGCGGAAGGTGTGGGTGAAGGGCTCGCGCAAGGATTACTACGCTGCCGAGCGCACTTATCCCAAAAAGGTGATCTCCGATTTCCTCACGAAGATCATGGGCACGCTGACCGACGCGATCACCACCATCGAGCGCACGCGCGCAAAAGTGACGGAGGCGAAGGTCTCGCTGCCGAAGGAGAACAGGGCGCGCGCGGAGTTCCTGCTCGGTCAGGTGGAGCTGATAGGGCTCTTCTACTACGCTGCCAACAAGTTCTTCGAGGACTTCTTCTCCGGCAAGCCGATCAACGTGGAGCTGCTGCAGAGGCTGATCTTAAATCCGGAGAACCTCCAGAGGGGCAGAAGCAAAAATTCCTGATTTTATCTGAGCGGTCTCAGAACAGATAACCGAACGTGAGATGGAAATGGCCGATGGATTCGCCTGGCTTGCGGTCTATCTTGAATCCGTAGTCCGCGCGGATCGGTCCGACTGGAGTGTTGTAGCGCAGCCCCATCCCGGCCGACTTGCGGACCGTGGAAGACCATCCGACGTCCGAGAATTCGTTGGTCAAACTGCCCATGTCGTAGAAGCCTGCGAAGCTTAGGTTCTTGAAGAGCAGAAACCTCAGCTCTTCGTTGAAGATCCAACGCGCCCTGGAACCTGTGGCCTTGCCGGCCGCGTCCACCGGGCCGAGCGATTGGTATGAGAATCCGCGAACGGTGTCGTCGCCACCCATGAAGAGCAGCTCGTTGGTAGGCACGCTGACGTTGCGTCCGATCGTTAGGATGCGGTCGAGTCTGAGCGTGGTGGAGAAGACGATCCTGGACCAGAACCCGTAATCGAACTCGCCCTTGACCTTGAAACGGAAGAAATTCGCATCGTCGCCGCCGATCTCATTGAAGATGTCCACTCCGGCTATGGTGTAGACGCCCTTGGTTGGGAACGAGAAACTGTCGCGCGAGTCGTAGCTCTGGGTCAGCGATATCTTGGAGATGGTGTTGTCGCGGAGACTGTCCGCGTCCGCCGCGACCGAATCGCCTTCGACGAAGTAGTTTCGATCCAGCTCCCACTGGAAGAAGAAGCCGAGGCGGCGGAGTTTCCTTGCCCAGCCCAGTGTGCCGGCCACCTGGGTATAGGCGTACGAAGGGGCCTTGTAGTATTGAATCCACGCGCCGCTGGTCATCTCGACGCTGCTGCCAAAGAAGCGCGGGTCGTACCAACCGATCTCGGCCCTGGAGAGGTTGACTCCAGCCATGAGCTTCAGGGTGTTGGTCTTGGCCCATCCGAACGAGTTGATGTTCCTGAAGATCATCTGACCGGTGAGCGATTGGTCGGTGGAGTAGTTGATGCCGAGGTCGAGCATGAAGGGTTTCTGTTCCTCGACTCTGACCTTCACGTGCACCACGTCTCGCTTTTCGGCGACGCCTATGGTCTCTACGCTGACGTAGGAGAACGGGCCCAGCCTGCGTATGTTGAGCTGGCTGTCGATGAGCTTCTTCTCGCTGAAGGGATCGCCTTCCTTCAGCGCCATTGCTCCCATTATGGCATTTTGGCTGGTGAGGACGTCTCCGACGATCAGCACCTGGCCTATTCTCACCAGCGGCCCTTCGCGCACGTCGTATGTGATGGTGGCTTCATGGGCCTGGCTTACGGTGTACTGCTGGCCCACCTCGGCGTAAGGGTGTCCGTTGTTGCGATAGAATGAGAGGAGGCGAAGCCTGTCCTCCTCCAGCCCTGGTTCGTTGAGCGGGTCTCCTCGCTTGATCTTGAGCGCCTTGATGAGCTTCTCCGGTGGGAAGGACTCGCTGCCGGCGAAATCGATCTCGCCGACCAGGGTCTTTGGCCCCTGTTCGATGGGGATGGTAACGTTCAGGGCGAATCCTTGCTCGGTCGGCTTCACCTCCCACTCGCCGACCGTCGAATCCAGATACCCGTCGCGCGCCAGCGCCTTGGCGATGGCTTTGTCGTCGTTGATCACGTATTCGGGGAAATAGGTGCCGCGCCGGCCCAGCGCCATTCGCTTGTTCTTCATCTCCTCTGCGAGTTTTTTAGATCGGACGTCCTTGGCGCCGACGAATCGCAGCTCCTTGATCCTCCTGGGAGCGCCGGGCTCGATCGCGAACTCGATGAGCAGGGAATCGTCGGCTAGCTGGGATTTTTTCCACTCCACTTTTGCATCCGGATATCCCCTCTCCCCCATGAACTTCTTTATGGATGCGGCGCTGGCCTCCATCTCGTAGTCGTCCACCGACTCGAACTTGAAGATGGTGAGCTGTTTCCTGAGCCGCTTCCGGCTGGCATGGGGCGCCCCAGTGAACTTGATCTTGACCCTGGGGCCTTCGCTGACCTTGAGGAGAAGATCTACGCTGCCAGATTCAAAATCGATGTCTTTCTTCGCGACCTTGATTCTGGCTTTGGGATATCCGTGGTCGTGATAGGCGTTCACGAGTTTTTCGATCGACGCCCGGAGCCTCTGCTCGGAAAAGGGCTTCCATGTGTTGAGTGAGGAGCTGAACCTGCTGTCGGGAAATGCGCTGTTACCCTCCACCTCCACGTTGCGGTATCTCAGGG belongs to bacterium and includes:
- a CDS encoding outer membrane beta-barrel protein, which translates into the protein MKKLFTIALALGLFAFIATSASAQEKYVAGGFEMAGHVMAGGGYQHNNNKAVTYFTTDGDIGYFAGPMGKYLGQVPGASTDHFSFFVDEVELDIMKSFGENVRLRADLDFARAASGGAFTMAAFTLEQAYATANIPVGNGIEFLLGRFNTPIGFEAVDVIDNDTISKSVISTGLRSSNTTGMKIYYAFSDLVDFHFYVVNTLTQDSDVKINDVPSFGLRLGFNWGEEGSESTFGISGQFGPETRVSNKHFTYLGDLDLSWWITEAFNLGLEGIFRRDNAFGGSNTEYMGGLLNLKYVFSDVWDGTLRFAYAKQFDPSNLAVATFWTNLTGAEQSIYQINLAVNYAIADGAKLRVEPRFDIVNPAGGGNTEYVFGGALAFGYEF
- a CDS encoding radical SAM protein; the encoded protein is MSNKPKHRFWRGKILPKLALTVVPLPKNTFCSIDVTNKCNLRCRHCYYFSYDQEKGPELSVEEWLSRIEKMQSGKAAFFSCTWVGGEPLLRRELIEKGRRFFRANRVVTNGTMPLPDWPEVEFHISIDGTREQHDGIRGQGCYDRIMKNIRDPRCKDLNIAAACCLSRSNAESIDRILAELREIPHIRHVLFDFMTPVKGVEEKMWITFPERRELIKKLNSLRKTYGDFIGGPPGTFDLMLEENRHSCVGSNCVFVQNGAAFDAWGNVKKPCVIGPGADCDRCGCIVPFSLRAWKKPSNLLREILSDIIKNK
- a CDS encoding CDP-alcohol phosphatidyltransferase family protein produces the protein MKTIADINPIWITLGPLLAINVILLVSYLVFQFWGRKRLTRTFEGTKNDPSKFLSSGTRMWWFWTTDPIVRLFVKLKMGPNTITAIGFLISCMAAYLFASGWLGYAGWMMIFGATFDMFDGRVARMTGRTSRSGAYFDAVMDRFGEGACYMGLAYFFRSSFMLPVTIAAMIGSQMVSYTRARGEGIGIDCKIGMMQRPERIVSLGVAAAFDPIMTMALHRWWAQPAPVLMIAALCFIAGMTIFTAVQRMIYIMNALDSQDRKGKESIPQLITKLSTPKGREELWEKYGAKRDEGSAALTSTRGGDEDEAGEERRRRQAP
- a CDS encoding helix-turn-helix domain-containing protein, translating into MKTKPAKREEGDKLLDEAVEVFIQGAGKVSSALLGMINRVGGQIYALLFLSEEPLSLDEIGERLGVSKSNISINIRMLEEYSLVRKVWVKGSRKDYYAAERTYPKKVISDFLTKIMGTLTDAITTIERTRAKVTEAKVSLPKENRARAEFLLGQVELIGLFYYAANKFFEDFFSGKPINVELLQRLILNPENLQRGRSKNS
- the bamA gene encoding outer membrane protein assembly factor BamA gives rise to the protein MRGKLQKISMAALALCLISRMAFADPVSSVEINGLKRISEEKVRDVIAITSGDEFSLAELDRSVRYLRDWGVFDEINVSPSKDPDGVTIDYRLKEATVVSSIEISGNYPFVENKVRKYLTLHAGDIYTPQRVDEQVGRIKEFYARQGYVGTEVYIEQEENPEVSGIDVTLHIKNGVTLRYRNVEVEGNSAFPDSRFSSSLNTWKPFSEQRLRASIEKLVNAYHDHGYPKARIKVAKKDIDFESGSVDLLLKVSEGPRVKIKFTGAPHASRKRLRKQLTIFKFESVDDYEMEASAASIKKFMGERGYPDAKVEWKKSQLADDSLLIEFAIEPGAPRRIKELRFVGAKDVRSKKLAEEMKNKRMALGRRGTYFPEYVINDDKAIAKALARDGYLDSTVGEWEVKPTEQGFALNVTIPIEQGPKTLVGEIDFAGSESFPPEKLIKALKIKRGDPLNEPGLEEDRLRLLSFYRNNGHPYAEVGQQYTVSQAHEATITYDVREGPLVRIGQVLIVGDVLTSQNAIMGAMALKEGDPFSEKKLIDSQLNIRRLGPFSYVSVETIGVAEKRDVVHVKVRVEEQKPFMLDLGINYSTDQSLTGQMIFRNINSFGWAKTNTLKLMAGVNLSRAEIGWYDPRFFGSSVEMTSGAWIQYYKAPSYAYTQVAGTLGWARKLRRLGFFFQWELDRNYFVEGDSVAADADSLRDNTISKISLTQSYDSRDSFSFPTKGVYTIAGVDIFNEIGGDDANFFRFKVKGEFDYGFWSRIVFSTTLRLDRILTIGRNVSVPTNELLFMGGDDTVRGFSYQSLGPVDAAGKATGSRARWIFNEELRFLLFKNLSFAGFYDMGSLTNEFSDVGWSSTVRKSAGMGLRYNTPVGPIRADYGFKIDRKPGESIGHFHLTFGYLF